One Streptomyces sp. NBC_00536 genomic window carries:
- a CDS encoding NAD-dependent epimerase/dehydratase family protein: MIVISGGTGFVGSAVVRRLVGEGRSVRVLSREGRVPGGRACAGGVRGDLGDPGSLRGLCDGASVLLSLASYVGGDERRCDDVNVRGTSALVAEARRAGVERIVHLSTCAVYGPGPHRGEGAGELEPAPVSAASRSRLAGEASVLAAGGTVLRAPLVTGYGDRWAVPALVDAFRRVPARWAGGSGLASFVDVMDLARLLAALAVTPRALPGGVLHAGHPEPVRNGALMGALAEYGVLPHAPEAGGSLTWEDCLAGLRERAGWVSERQFSLLAGDMWYRSDTAWELGGIDPGPGPLGRLGAAAGWYRARGGVAPEGDVVAEVRTVRPVSSVRSVSSVTSLPYVGPVPSVWPVRPSGWGAGAGAGQVLVPGAVPGLPFAPSAGLASGLMSGSAGGSVAGLVPGLVPGQRGRRRAVPAGVEAGAGAGVRAGVQQVEIPAGAIA, encoded by the coding sequence ATGATCGTGATCAGTGGGGGGACCGGGTTCGTGGGCTCGGCGGTGGTGCGCAGGCTGGTGGGTGAGGGACGGTCCGTCCGGGTCCTCTCCCGGGAGGGCCGTGTGCCGGGCGGGCGGGCGTGCGCGGGCGGGGTGCGCGGGGACCTGGGCGATCCCGGTTCGCTGCGCGGGCTGTGCGACGGGGCCTCGGTCCTGCTCTCGCTCGCCTCGTACGTCGGCGGGGACGAGCGGCGCTGCGACGACGTCAACGTCCGCGGTACGTCGGCCCTGGTGGCGGAGGCGCGCCGGGCCGGGGTGGAGCGCATCGTTCACCTGTCCACCTGTGCCGTCTACGGGCCCGGGCCGCACCGGGGCGAGGGGGCGGGCGAGTTGGAGCCCGCGCCCGTCTCGGCCGCCAGCCGCAGCCGGCTGGCCGGGGAGGCTTCGGTGCTCGCGGCGGGCGGAACGGTGCTGCGGGCTCCGCTGGTGACCGGTTACGGGGACCGCTGGGCCGTGCCGGCGCTGGTGGACGCCTTCCGGCGGGTGCCCGCGCGCTGGGCCGGGGGGAGCGGGCTCGCCTCGTTCGTGGATGTCATGGACCTGGCACGTTTGCTGGCCGCGCTCGCGGTGACCCCGCGGGCGCTGCCGGGTGGGGTGCTGCACGCCGGACACCCCGAACCGGTGCGCAACGGGGCGCTGATGGGGGCGCTGGCGGAGTACGGGGTGCTGCCGCACGCGCCGGAGGCGGGCGGTTCGCTGACGTGGGAGGACTGCCTGGCGGGGCTGCGGGAGCGGGCCGGGTGGGTGAGCGAGCGCCAGTTCTCCCTGCTCGCCGGGGACATGTGGTACCGCAGCGACACGGCCTGGGAGCTGGGCGGGATCGACCCCGGACCCGGGCCGCTGGGACGGCTCGGGGCGGCCGCCGGGTGGTACCGGGCGCGGGGTGGGGTGGCGCCGGAGGGGGATGTCGTTGCCGAGGTGAGGACCGTACGGCCCGTGTCGTCCGTACGGTCCGTGTCGTCCGTAACGTCCCTGCCGTACGTGGGGCCCGTGCCGTCCGTGTGGCCCGTGCGGCCTTCCGGGTGGGGGGCGGGGGCGGGGGCCGGGCAGGTCCTGGTGCCGGGGGCGGTGCCGGGGCTGCCGTTCGCCCCGTCGGCCGGGCTGGCGTCCGGGCTGATGTCCGGTTCGGCGGGGGGTTCGGTGGCCGGTCTGGTGCCGGGGCTGGTGCCCGGGCAGCGCGGGCGGCGACGGGCCGTCCCGGCGGGCGTGGAGGCGGGGGCCGGGGCGGGCGTACGGGCGGGCGTCCAGCAGGTGGAAATCCCGGCGGGCGCCATCGCGTAG
- a CDS encoding ScbR family autoregulator-binding transcription factor, whose product MQERSERTRRRLVGAGAELFHRNGYANATLGDIAGAAGVTKGALYFHFASKDELAEAVQQRGCALLHDSVRALREGGASPLQALIDTTHWMARMLHEDPAIPASFRITKECAGQQPPVIDFQRTWITAVCTLLRQARDTGELSADQRWESAESLVAAAACGIEGMSGTGMPYGELQRKVAALWALLLPSVVAAGRAGEYRTRGAAPLWVGAGLVSDAEEGAGGEGAGGVEGDSLSGAGAGAGAGFSS is encoded by the coding sequence GTGCAGGAGAGGTCGGAGCGGACCCGCAGGCGGCTCGTCGGCGCCGGGGCCGAGTTGTTCCACCGCAATGGATACGCGAACGCGACCCTGGGCGACATCGCGGGCGCCGCCGGGGTGACCAAGGGGGCGCTGTACTTCCACTTCGCCTCCAAGGACGAGCTGGCGGAGGCGGTGCAGCAGCGGGGCTGCGCGCTGCTGCACGACTCGGTACGGGCGCTGCGCGAGGGCGGGGCCTCGCCGTTGCAGGCGCTGATCGACACCACGCACTGGATGGCGCGGATGCTGCACGAGGACCCGGCGATCCCGGCGAGCTTCCGGATCACCAAGGAGTGCGCGGGCCAGCAGCCGCCGGTGATCGACTTCCAGCGGACGTGGATCACCGCGGTGTGCACCTTGCTGCGGCAGGCGCGGGACACGGGTGAGCTGAGCGCGGACCAGCGCTGGGAGAGCGCGGAGTCGCTGGTGGCGGCCGCGGCGTGCGGCATCGAGGGCATGTCCGGGACCGGCATGCCGTACGGGGAGTTGCAGCGCAAGGTGGCGGCGCTGTGGGCGCTGTTGCTGCCGAGCGTGGTGGCTGCCGGGCGGGCGGGGGAGTACCGGACGCGGGGGGCTGCGCCGCTGTGGGTGGGGGCGGGGCTGGTGTCCGACGCGGAGGAGGGTGCCGGGGGCGAGGGTGCGGGCGGGGTTGAGGGGGATTCCCTGTCCGGGGCGGGGGCCGGTGCGGGTGCCGGGTTCTCTTCCTGA
- a CDS encoding epoxide hydrolase family protein yields MDSDLEVGVGGAGLRPFRLDVPQRELDDLAERLDRTRWPSELPGVGWDYGVPVDHLRELAGHWRHGYDWRAAEARLNEWPQFTTVIDGARVHFAHIRSPEPDATPLLMTHGWPGSIVEFQRVAEPLTDPRAHGGDPRDAFHLVLPGIPGFGLSGPTTEAGWEFKRVARAFAELMERLGYPAYGVQGGDWGAAVSRELGRIRPERVIGVHLNLLPGGGAVTAPQEAELAPLSPAERERTVASWERYRVWARERQGYADIQATRPQTLAYGLNDSPVGLLAWIGEKFVEWTDPRCPVDRDQVLTNVMLYWLTGTAGSAARIYYERAHADHHGAPPEPSATPTALADFPRDNFIPLRHVAARTDNIVRWTSFDRGGHFAAMEVPELLVGDVRAFFRERAAAVAEVGGVAEVAE; encoded by the coding sequence ATGGACAGTGATCTTGAGGTCGGGGTGGGCGGGGCCGGGCTGCGGCCCTTCCGGCTGGACGTGCCGCAGCGGGAACTGGACGACCTCGCGGAGCGGCTCGACCGGACCCGGTGGCCCTCCGAACTGCCGGGTGTGGGCTGGGACTACGGCGTTCCGGTCGATCACCTGCGGGAGCTGGCCGGACACTGGCGCCACGGCTACGACTGGCGGGCGGCCGAGGCGCGGCTGAACGAATGGCCGCAGTTCACCACCGTCATCGACGGGGCGCGGGTGCACTTCGCCCACATCCGCTCGCCCGAGCCGGACGCGACGCCGCTGCTGATGACCCACGGCTGGCCGGGGTCGATCGTCGAGTTCCAGCGGGTCGCCGAGCCGCTCACCGATCCGCGGGCGCACGGCGGGGATCCGCGGGACGCGTTCCACCTGGTGCTGCCGGGCATTCCCGGCTTCGGGCTGTCCGGGCCCACGACCGAGGCCGGGTGGGAGTTCAAGCGGGTCGCGCGGGCGTTCGCCGAGCTGATGGAGCGGCTCGGGTACCCGGCGTACGGGGTCCAGGGCGGTGACTGGGGAGCCGCCGTCTCCCGGGAGCTGGGCCGGATCCGGCCCGAGCGGGTGATCGGCGTCCACCTGAACCTGCTGCCCGGCGGGGGCGCCGTGACCGCGCCGCAGGAGGCGGAACTCGCCCCGCTGAGCCCGGCCGAGCGGGAGCGGACGGTGGCCTCCTGGGAGCGCTACCGGGTGTGGGCGCGGGAACGGCAGGGGTACGCCGACATCCAGGCGACCCGGCCGCAGACCCTGGCGTACGGGCTGAACGATTCGCCGGTGGGGCTGCTGGCCTGGATCGGCGAGAAGTTCGTGGAGTGGACGGATCCGCGGTGCCCGGTGGACCGGGACCAGGTGCTGACCAACGTGATGCTCTACTGGCTGACCGGAACGGCCGGTTCGGCGGCGCGCATCTACTACGAGCGGGCGCACGCGGACCACCACGGCGCGCCCCCGGAGCCGTCGGCGACGCCGACCGCCCTCGCCGACTTCCCGCGGGACAACTTCATTCCGCTGCGCCATGTCGCGGCGCGGACGGACAACATCGTGCGGTGGACCTCCTTCGACAGGGGCGGGCACTTCGCCGCGATGGAGGTGCCGGAGTTGCTGGTGGGGGACGTGCGTGCGTTCTTCCGGGAGCGGGCGGCCGCGGTGGCCGAGGTGGGTGGAGTGGCTGAGGTGGCCGAGTAG
- a CDS encoding flavoprotein: protein MKTTTRTLHLFCSAAPPVFDVAHVIEDAQARGWDVCLGLTPTAAHWVAGSLDGLAALTGHAVRWQYKLPGEPDVWPAADALLFAPATFNSVNAWALGLTDRFVAGSAAEATGMGTPVVAMPCVNSALAAHPQFDQSVAVLRGAGVEFLYGEGGFVPGPAGPDAPAHFPWAAALDAVDRRVATPGGAA from the coding sequence ATGAAGACGACCACGAGGACCCTCCATCTGTTCTGCTCCGCCGCCCCGCCCGTCTTCGACGTGGCCCATGTGATCGAGGACGCGCAGGCCCGCGGCTGGGACGTGTGCCTGGGCCTGACGCCCACCGCCGCGCACTGGGTGGCCGGGAGCCTCGACGGACTGGCGGCGCTGACCGGGCACGCCGTGCGCTGGCAGTACAAGCTGCCCGGCGAGCCGGACGTGTGGCCCGCCGCGGACGCCCTGCTCTTCGCCCCGGCCACCTTCAACTCGGTCAACGCCTGGGCCCTCGGCCTCACCGACCGGTTCGTGGCCGGTTCGGCCGCCGAGGCGACCGGCATGGGGACGCCCGTCGTGGCGATGCCCTGCGTGAACAGCGCCCTGGCCGCCCACCCGCAGTTCGACCAGAGCGTGGCCGTCCTGCGGGGGGCGGGCGTCGAATTCCTCTACGGGGAGGGCGGCTTCGTCCCCGGCCCGGCGGGCCCGGACGCCCCCGCCCACTTCCCGTGGGCCGCGGCCCTGGACGCCGTGGACCGCCGCGTCGCCACCCCGGGCGGCGCGGCCTGA
- a CDS encoding DinB family protein, whose protein sequence is MLDEQRTLPVQVGDERATLTSILQYQRDTLMMKCAGLTAGQLRSKALPTTGLTLLGLVRHLAEVERGWFRNVINGEDVRGYWPRDAAGRWTEWEVEDADPAEAFEKWEWTCGLSRAIVDAAESLDVTGRYVDEERRIDETYSLHYVLTHMIEEYARHNGHADLLREAIDGTTGE, encoded by the coding sequence ATGCTCGACGAACAGCGAACCCTTCCGGTCCAGGTGGGCGACGAACGCGCCACGCTCACCAGCATCCTCCAGTACCAGCGCGACACCCTGATGATGAAGTGCGCGGGCCTGACGGCCGGACAGCTGCGCAGCAAGGCGCTCCCGACCACCGGGCTCACGCTGCTCGGGCTCGTCCGTCATCTGGCCGAGGTCGAGCGGGGGTGGTTCCGCAACGTCATCAACGGCGAGGACGTGCGCGGGTACTGGCCGCGCGACGCCGCCGGGCGGTGGACGGAGTGGGAGGTCGAGGACGCGGACCCGGCCGAAGCCTTCGAGAAGTGGGAATGGACCTGCGGGCTGTCCCGGGCGATCGTCGACGCGGCCGAGTCCCTCGACGTCACCGGCCGGTACGTGGACGAGGAGCGGCGCATCGACGAGACCTACTCCCTGCACTACGTCCTGACCCACATGATCGAGGAGTACGCCCGGCACAACGGGCACGCCGATCTGCTGCGCGAGGCGATCGACGGCACGACCGGGGAGTAG
- a CDS encoding AfsR/SARP family transcriptional regulator, which yields MKFRVLGPLSAEVNGGSIVPTARKPRQILTLLALYPGRVMPVPTLMEEIWGTDLPQSALTTLQTYILQLRRRLGTAMGPGGVGGGPGGVDGAGGGAKDILATRHGGYLLQIPPECVDVFEYENLVAGGHAAFEAGDDESAAAQLRKALALWQGPALVDVRVGPILEIEVMRLEESRLVTMERRIDVDLRLGRHGELLAELAEMIARHPQHEGLHSQAMVALYRSGRQASALDVYRRLRTRLIEDLGVEPSPQLQRLHQAMLTVDPALDVAAGPKRGSTFDLYAA from the coding sequence GTGAAGTTTCGGGTTCTGGGTCCGTTGAGTGCCGAGGTCAACGGGGGCTCGATCGTTCCGACAGCGCGCAAACCGCGGCAGATCCTGACCCTCCTCGCGCTGTATCCGGGGCGGGTCATGCCGGTCCCGACCCTCATGGAGGAGATCTGGGGCACGGATCTGCCGCAGAGCGCGCTGACCACGCTGCAGACCTACATACTCCAGCTGCGCCGAAGACTCGGTACCGCGATGGGCCCCGGAGGAGTGGGGGGTGGGCCGGGCGGAGTGGACGGTGCGGGCGGTGGTGCCAAGGACATTCTGGCCACGCGGCACGGGGGGTACCTGCTCCAGATACCGCCGGAGTGCGTGGACGTGTTCGAGTACGAGAACCTCGTCGCCGGAGGGCACGCCGCCTTCGAGGCCGGGGACGACGAGAGCGCGGCGGCGCAGCTGCGCAAGGCGCTGGCGCTGTGGCAGGGTCCGGCCCTGGTCGACGTACGGGTGGGACCGATCCTGGAGATCGAGGTGATGCGGCTGGAGGAGTCCCGGCTGGTCACCATGGAGCGGCGGATCGACGTCGACCTGCGGCTCGGGCGGCACGGGGAACTGCTCGCGGAACTGGCGGAGATGATCGCCCGGCACCCGCAGCACGAGGGACTGCACTCGCAGGCGATGGTGGCGCTGTACCGGTCGGGGCGGCAGGCGAGCGCGCTGGACGTCTACCGGCGGCTGCGGACCCGGCTGATCGAGGACCTGGGCGTGGAGCCGTCGCCGCAGTTGCAGCGGCTGCACCAGGCGATGCTGACGGTGGATCCGGCGCTGGACGTGGCCGCGGGGCCGAAGCGGGGGTCGACCTTCGATCTGTACGCCGCCTGA